One genomic segment of Ctenopharyngodon idella isolate HZGC_01 chromosome 7, HZGC01, whole genome shotgun sequence includes these proteins:
- the fadd gene encoding protein FADD, with amino-acid sequence MDTRGFRAMLLTISDKLTEDNVVSLKFLCLDIGKKRLEKINKGFDLFECLIERAQIGPDNTDLLRKLLNDIGQTVLLEIVEDYERQAARPADGLDAKEREKINIATDVIVEHLGKKWLQVGRKLGLQDTQLEAIQEKHSRDLEEQVRELIRQWMKIKKVNARVEDLIKALRDCKQNLTADLVEKKLRERGIP; translated from the exons ATGGATACGCGCGGGTTTAGGGCGATGTTACTAACGATATCCGATAAACTTACTGAGGATAATGTGGTGAGTTTAAAGTTTTTGTGCTTAGACATCGGGAAGAAAAGGCTTGAGAAAATCAACAAGGGTTTTGATCTTTTCGAGTGCTTGATCGAAAGAGCTCAAATAGGGCCTGATAACACGGACCTTTTGCGAAAACTTCTGAACGACATCGGTCAGACAGTTCTTCTTGAAATAGTAGAGGATTATGAGAGACAAGCGGCTAGACCCGCTGATGGACTGGATGCGAAAGAGAGAG aaaaaataaacattgcaACTGATGTAATTGTTGAACATCTGGGTAAAAAGTGGCTTCAAGTTGGAAGAAAACTTGGACTTCAAGACACTCAGCTGGAAGCCATCCAAGAGAAACACAGCCGTGACCTGGAGGAGCAGGTGAGGGAGCTCATCAGACAGTGGATGAAGATCAAGAAAGTAAACGCCAGAGTGGAGGACCTCATCAAAGCTCTGCGAGACTGCAAACAAAACCTCACCGCTGATCTTGTGGAGAAAAAACTCAGAGAGCGCGGTATACCTTGA